A single window of Dermacentor albipictus isolate Rhodes 1998 colony chromosome 1, USDA_Dalb.pri_finalv2, whole genome shotgun sequence DNA harbors:
- the galla-1 gene encoding MIP18 family protein galla-1 isoform X1, which translates to MSCATGNGTIVITVSCSKMGVVEDGSRRLVEEVYDLIKDIRDPEKPHTLEELGVVSEEEISVNTDRDAYSYVSVTLIPTVPHCHLAAIIGLCVRTKLEENLPYNFKLDIFIKEGSHTTAAELSKQINDKERVAAAMENKNIKDMVQSCVSYETM; encoded by the exons ATGTCCTGTGCAACAGGAAACGGGACCATCGTGATCACCGTGTCCTGTTCTAAGATGGGTGTTGTTGAGGACGGAAGTCGAAGGCTTGTCGAGGAGGTCTACG ATTTGATAAAAGACATTCGTGACCCCGAGAAGCCTCACACACTGGAAGAGCTCGGTGTTGTCTCTGAGGAGGAGATAAGCGTCAACACTGATAGGGACGCCTACAGTTATGTGAGCGTCACCCTAATACCGACCGTGCCTCATTGCCACCTCGCTGCCATCATTG GGCTCTGCGTAAGGACAAAGCTTGAGGAAAACTTGCCTTACAATTTCAAG cttgacATCTTCATTAAGGAAGGTTCTCACACAACTGCTGCTGAAT TGAGCAAGCAGATCAATGACAAAGAGAGAGTAGCCGCAGCAATGGAAAACAAGAACATTAAAGACATGGTGCAGAGCTGCGTCTCCTACGAGACCATGTAA
- the galla-1 gene encoding MIP18 family protein galla-1 isoform X2, translating into MGVVEDGSRRLVEEVYDLIKDIRDPEKPHTLEELGVVSEEEISVNTDRDAYSYVSVTLIPTVPHCHLAAIIGLCVRTKLEENLPYNFKLDIFIKEGSHTTAAELSKQINDKERVAAAMENKNIKDMVQSCVSYETM; encoded by the exons ATGGGTGTTGTTGAGGACGGAAGTCGAAGGCTTGTCGAGGAGGTCTACG ATTTGATAAAAGACATTCGTGACCCCGAGAAGCCTCACACACTGGAAGAGCTCGGTGTTGTCTCTGAGGAGGAGATAAGCGTCAACACTGATAGGGACGCCTACAGTTATGTGAGCGTCACCCTAATACCGACCGTGCCTCATTGCCACCTCGCTGCCATCATTG GGCTCTGCGTAAGGACAAAGCTTGAGGAAAACTTGCCTTACAATTTCAAG cttgacATCTTCATTAAGGAAGGTTCTCACACAACTGCTGCTGAAT TGAGCAAGCAGATCAATGACAAAGAGAGAGTAGCCGCAGCAATGGAAAACAAGAACATTAAAGACATGGTGCAGAGCTGCGTCTCCTACGAGACCATGTAA